One Sulfitobacter sp. M39 genomic window, AACAATTCCTATATAGACCGCGGTCGTCGTGTTCATGATCGTCAAAGGCGTATCGATGATGCCCAACCACAGCAGGAATTGGTTCAAAAGCCCCTCATTACTCAGAATACCGACCCACGCGTAAACGCGGATCAGGAAGCTGGTCCAAAAGGGCAAAATCACCAGCATCATGAGGGTCGGACGCCATTCCTCGGGCGCGCGGGCCATGCCGTAGGCCATCGGGTAGCCCACCAAAACCGCTAAAACCGTAGATATTAACGCAATCTTCAAACTGCTTAGGTACGCCTTCCAGTAGAGATCGTCCGAAGCAAGAAAGGTAAAGTTTTCCAGATCGAATGCCGCAAACATCGCCCAGATCCCGTCCTTCGCCGTCGGGGAGTATGGAGGAATCGACAAAGCCAGATCAGAGAGAGAAATTTTAAAAACAATGATGAAAGGAATGAAAAACAGCGCGAGCAACCAGGCATAGGGCACCGCGATAAGGAAGAAGCGACGCATATTCATCGCTCCAACAGGACGCCGGCGGTGGCGCTCCATGAAATCCAGACCTTATCCTCCCACGTGATCGTGCGGCGCGACAGCCGACGCGTGTTTGCGGTCTGCGCCTTGATCACTTGTCCACCCGCCAGCTGGACATGGTAGGTGCTGAGATTGCCAAGATATGCGATGTCTAGAACGGTGCCCTGAACAACATTCTTCATTTCTGTCGGCTTCTCGGTAGAAATGGCGATCTTTTCGGGTCGGATCGCAAGATGCGCTTCCTGCCTATCACTGAACGGTCGTTCCGAAGCCGCAAGCAAGGGGGCCTCATTCGCGACCCAATCAACGTGGTACATATTCTCGCCCGCGGGCTTCACCGTGCCGGAGATAATGTTCACGTCACCGATGAAGTCAGCAACGTAGACGGAATTAGGTGCTTCGTAGATACCCCCTGGTGTGGCGACCTGGATGATCTGCCCTTCATCCATCACAGCCACGCGGCTCGCGACGGTCATCGCTTCCTCCTGATCGTGGGTAAC contains:
- a CDS encoding ABC transporter permease subunit, translating into MRRFFLIAVPYAWLLALFFIPFIIVFKISLSDLALSIPPYSPTAKDGIWAMFAAFDLENFTFLASDDLYWKAYLSSLKIALISTVLAVLVGYPMAYGMARAPEEWRPTLMMLVILPFWTSFLIRVYAWVGILSNEGLLNQFLLWLGIIDTPLTIMNTTTAVYIGIVYTYLPFMILPIYAALDRLDESLIEAAEDLGCSRLKAFWLVTIPLSRNGIIAGCFLVFIPALGEFVIPSLLGGSGTLMIGKVLFEEFFNNRDWPVASAVAVILLLILIVPIVLFQRNQQRQAEVEA